From a single Rosa rugosa chromosome 7, drRosRugo1.1, whole genome shotgun sequence genomic region:
- the LOC133721517 gene encoding ethylene-insensitive protein 2.1 isoform X2, which yields MESASSNTNNMPGVVHQLLPVVGPMLLIAVGYLDPGKWAATVEAGSRYGTDLAAVMLIFNLAAILCHYLSARIAVVTGRDLAQVCSEEYDKATCIFLGVQTEMSVIVLDLTMILGIAHGLNLLFGWDLFTCVFLTAANAVLYPLFSTLLETCKAKFLCVCIYIAGFLLLSFVLGVFISQPQVPLSMTGMLTKLSGESAFSLMSLLGASIMPHSFYLHSSIVQQQQQPTVSKDALCQNHFVAIFCTFSGIYLVNYALMTLAANVFYTSRGLLTFQDAMSLMEQVFWGPIVPVAFLLVLFLSNQITTLSWSLGGQVVLNDFLKLDLPGWLHCATIRIIAIVPALYFVWSSGAEGMYQLLISTQVLAALLLPSSVIPLFRVAASRQIMGAHKISQFVEFLALITLIGMLGLKLVFVVEMIFGNSDWVDNLRWDAGSSMSALLITASASFCLMIWLAATPLKSASARLENQVWNWDMPKGVSEPFRNKEEIDIAEPNYHRDASVQKHEPSPSSGKALDRDSDTAVANFDFVLPETLLEPDQELQSTTSEENSSLNTFPRSAKCSKEEPTSVVESIRLPTVASEVSDVTSLGTSTVKVESTEPVEKTLEVEGDLPTEKDDDEGDTWEPEDSLKEVSGGPTSLTSEGPGSFRSLSGKGDEGGSGAGSLSRLAGLGRAARRQLAAVLDEFWGQLYDFHGNVIQEAKARKLDLLLGSDSKASSAASSASSVLKDDTTAKEVSGYFPSVGGRGSDPLINSSLYDSVNQPRLQNSLESSYGAQRGSSSLWSGHIPLLDAYVQNSTRSIIDSGERRYSSVRSIPSSDLGERLYSSVHSIPSSDLGERRYSSVRSIPTSDSGERRYSSVRSIPSAESWDYQPATVHGYQISSYLNRNDRSSGNLNGQMESPALNSASSLGAGNYRDSLAFTMGQKLQNGLGSGQASSFQNLMVSRHSLLQSERPYYDVHSSGLSENVVNSANAKKYHSLPDIHRDLYMSNKSAQRDAPPGFGKTNYESSLYPKSGARTGGPLAFDELSPSTVYRDVLSSQQNSNFGTGSLWSRQPFEQFGVADNNCSIGTAVGSRAGSAGQDAMSVADSEAKLLQSFRHCIVKLLKLEGSDWLFRQNDGVDEDLIDRVAAREKILYEAETREINRTVHMGESQYTSDRKSTSAIKMNDANLTHLMVSSVPNCGEGCIWRSDLIISFGVWCIHRILDLSLMESRPELWGKYTYVLNRLQGIIDSAFSRPRSPMSPCFCLQIAAAQQQKSSPTFSNGMLPPAAKPARGKCTTAVTLLDIIKDVEIAISCRKGRTGTAAGDVAFPKGKENLASVLKRYKRRLSNKPVGTQEGPSGSRKGAPTSAPYGS from the exons ATGGAATCTGCTAGCTCTAACACTAACAATATGCCAGGCGTTGTCCATCAGTTGCTTCCTGTTGTTGGACCCATGCTTCTGATTGCAGTTGGATATCTTGACCCTGGAAAGTGGGCGGCAACTGTTGAAGCAGGTTCCCGTTATGGAACTGATCTGGCTGCAGTAATGCTTATATTCAATTTGGCTGCTATTTTATGTCACTATCTGTCAGCACGGATTGCTGTAGTCACTGGAAGAGATCTTGCTCAG GTTTGCAGTGAGGAGTATGACAAGGCTACGTGCATATTCTTAGGAGTACAAACAGAGATGTCGGTGATTGTGTTGGACCTTACCATG ATCCTTGGTATCGCACATGGACTTAATCTTCTGTTTGGGTGGGACTTGTTCACTTGTGTGTTTTTGACTGCTGCTAATGCTGTTTTATACCCTCTTTTTTCCACCCTCCTG GAGACTTGCAAGGCGAAATTCCTTTGCGTATGCATATACATTGCAGGATTTCTACTGCTTTCCTTTGTTCTTGGAGTATTTATCAGTCAACCACAAGTGCCACTTTCCATGACTGGGATGTTAACAAAACTGAGTGGGGAAAGTGCTTTTTCACTGATGAGTCTTCTTGGAGCAAGTATAATGCCCCACAGTTTTTATCTTCATTCTTCTATTGTGCAG cagcagcaacaaccaACTGTTTCTAAGGATGCCTTGTGTCAGAACCATTTTGTTGCCATCTTCTGCACCTTTAGTGGTATTTATCTGGTGAATTATGCCCTCATGACCTTAGCAGCAAATGTATTCTACACTTCACGTGGTTTGCTTACATTTCAGGATGCAATGTCCCTAATGGAACAG GTCTTTTGGGGTCCAATAGTACCTGTTGCCTTCTTGCTAGTTCTCTTTTTATCAAATCAAATCACAACATTAAGCTGGAGTCTGGGGGGACAAGTAGTCTTGAATGATTTTTTAAAACTAGACCTTCCTGGTTGGCTTCACTGTGCTACAATCAGAATCATTGCCATTGTTCCTGCTCTGTATTTTGTTTGGAGCTCAGGAGCTGAGGGGATGTACCAACTGCTTATATCTACACAGGTGTTGGCAGCCTTGCTACTGCCGTCTTCTGTGATCCCTCTTTTTCGTGTTGCTGCTTCAAGACAAATAATGGGAGCCCATAAGATCTCTCAGTTCGTTGAATTCTTAGCCCTCATTACACTTATTGGGATGCTTGGATTAAAACTTGTCTTTGTAGTGGAAATGATTTTTGGGAATAGTGATTGGGTGGATAATTTGAGATGGGATGCTGGGAGTAGTATGTCCGCACTTCTCATCACTGCTTCTGCATCATTTTGTTTGATGATTTGGCTGGCAGCTACACCGTTAAAATCTGCAAGTGCTCGATTAGAGAACCAGGTGTGGAACTGGGATATGCCTAAGGGTGTATCTGAGCCATTTAGAAATAAGGAGGAGATTGATATAGCTGAACCTAATTATCATAGAGATGCAAGTGTTCAGAAGCATGAACCATCACCATCTTCTGGGAAGGCTTTGGATAGAGATTCAGATACAGCGGTtgcaaattttgattttgttctgCCCGAAACTCTCTTGGAGCCTGATCAGGAGCTTCAATCAACTACCTCAGAGGAAAATAGTTCTCTTAATACCTTTCCTCGCTCCGCCAAATGCAGTAAGGAGGAACCCACATCTGTGGTGGAGTCAATTCGCCTCCCAACTGTGGCTAGTGAGGTTTCTGATGTTACATCACTGGGCACCAGTACTGTGAAAGTTGAATCAACAGAGCCAGTTGAGAAGACTCTTGAAGTTGAAGGAGACTTACCAACTGAAAAAGATGATGATGAGGGAGATACCTGGGAACCTGAAGATTCCTTGAAAGAGGTTTCTGGGGGCCCCACTTCATTGACATCTGAGGGTCCAGGATCATTCAGGAGTCTCAGTGGAAAAGGTGATGAAGGGGGGAGTGGTGCTGGAAGCCTTTCAAGATTAGCAGGGTTGGGGCGTGCTGCTAGACGGCAACTAGCTGCAGTACTCGATGAGTTTTGGGGACAGCTGTATGATTTCCATGGTAATGTAATTCAAGAAGCAAAGGCTAGGAAACTGGATCTGTTGTTGGGGTCTGATTCAAAGGCTTCTTCTGCCGCTTCCTCCGCTTCCTCCGTGCTGAAAGATGATACCACTGCAAAGGAAGTTTCTGGATACTTTCCATCTGTAGGAGGCAGAGGATCTGATCCTTTAATCAACTCAAGTTTATACGACTCCGTAAATCAGCCGAGGCTGCAAAACAGTTTAGAATCATCATATGGGGCTCAAAGGGGATCTTCCTCATTATGGTCTGGCCACATACCGTTGCTGGATGCGTATGTACAAAATTCAACCCGCAGTATTATTGACTCGGGTGAGAGGCGCTATTCAAGTGTGCGCAGTATACCATCTTCAGACTTGGGTGAGAGGCTCTATTCAAGTGTGCACAGTATACCATCTTCTGACTTGGGTGAGAGGCGCTATTCAAGTGTGCGCAGTATACCAACTTCTGACTCGGGTGAGAGGCGCTATTCAAGTGTCCGCAGCATACCATCTGCTGAGAGCTGGGATTACCAGCCAGCCACAGTACACGGTTATCAGATTTCATCGTATCTTAATCGTAATGACAGAAGTTCTGGTAACTTGAATGGTCAAATGGAGTCACCAGCCCtaaattctgcttcttcattgGGTGCTGGAAACTACAGAGATTCACTTGCATTTACCATGGGGCAGAAGTTGCAAAATGGGTTGGGCTCTGGACAGGCCTCCAGTTTTCAGAACCTTATGGTATCTCGACATAGTCTGTTGCAATCTGAAAGACCATATTATGATGTACACTCTTCTGGACTTTCTGAGAATGTGGTAAATTCAGCCAATGCAAAGAAATACCACAGTTTACCTGACATTCACCGCGATCTCTACATGTCTAATAAAAGTGCTCAACGGGATGCTCCCCCTGGGTTTGGGAAAACTAATTATGAATCATCCTTGTATCCAAAATCTGGTGCACGGACAGGAGGTCCTTTGGCATTTGATGAACTCTCTCCATCAACAGTCTATAGAGATGTTCTATCATCGCAACAGAATTCTAATTTTGGCACTGGATCCCTCTGGTCTAGACAGCCTTTTGAGCAATTTGGTGTAGCTGATAATAATTGTTCTATTGGGACTGCAGTTGGTAGTAGAGCAGGTTCTGCAGGTCAGGACGCTATGTCAGTTGCAGATTCAGAGGCGAAGCTTCTTCAGTCTTTTAGACACTGCATTGTGAAGCTTTTGAAGTTGGAAGGGTCTGACTGGTTGTTTAGACAGAATGATGGAGTGGATGAGGATCTAATAGATCGTGTGGCTGCCAGGGAGAAAATTCTTTATGAAGCTGAAACTAGAGAGATTAATCGAACAGTTCACATGGGTGAATCTCAGTACACTTCTGACAGGAAGTCAACTTCTGCAATAAAAATGAATGATGCAAATCTCACCCATCTCATGGTTTCCTCAGTTCCTAATTGTGGGGAAGGTTGTATCTGGAGATCTGATCTAATAATAAGCTTTGGGGTCTGGTGTATCCATCGGATTCTTGATTTGTCCCTTATGGAAAGCCGGCCAGAGCTCTGGGGGAAATATACTTACGTTCTCAATCGACTTCAG GGGATTATtgattctgcgttttcaaggcCTCGTTCTCCAATGTCTCCATGCTTCTGCCTTCAAATTGCAGCAGCACAGCAGCAGAAGTCTAGTCCAACATTTTCGAATGGAATGTTACCCCCTGCTGCAAAACCAGCCAGGGGAAAATGCACTACAGCTGTAACGCTCCTGGACATAATCAAGGATGTGGAGATTGCAATCTCTTGTCGAAAGGGCCGAACGGGGACAGCAGCCGGTGATGTGGCTTTCCCGAAGGGAAAAGAAAATCTGGCATCTGTCCTCAAACGCTACAAGCGGCGATTATCCAACAAACCTGTTGGCACTCAGGAGGGGCCTTCCGGTTCACGGAAGGGTGCTCCAACATCTGCTCCTTATGGGTCATAG
- the LOC133721517 gene encoding ethylene-insensitive protein 2.1 isoform X1: protein MESASSNTNNMPGVVHQLLPVVGPMLLIAVGYLDPGKWAATVEAGSRYGTDLAAVMLIFNLAAILCHYLSARIAVVTGRDLAQVCSEEYDKATCIFLGVQTEMSVIVLDLTMILGIAHGLNLLFGWDLFTCVFLTAANAVLYPLFSTLLETCKAKFLCVCIYIAGFLLLSFVLGVFISQPQVPLSMTGMLTKLSGESAFSLMSLLGASIMPHSFYLHSSIVQQQQQQPTVSKDALCQNHFVAIFCTFSGIYLVNYALMTLAANVFYTSRGLLTFQDAMSLMEQVFWGPIVPVAFLLVLFLSNQITTLSWSLGGQVVLNDFLKLDLPGWLHCATIRIIAIVPALYFVWSSGAEGMYQLLISTQVLAALLLPSSVIPLFRVAASRQIMGAHKISQFVEFLALITLIGMLGLKLVFVVEMIFGNSDWVDNLRWDAGSSMSALLITASASFCLMIWLAATPLKSASARLENQVWNWDMPKGVSEPFRNKEEIDIAEPNYHRDASVQKHEPSPSSGKALDRDSDTAVANFDFVLPETLLEPDQELQSTTSEENSSLNTFPRSAKCSKEEPTSVVESIRLPTVASEVSDVTSLGTSTVKVESTEPVEKTLEVEGDLPTEKDDDEGDTWEPEDSLKEVSGGPTSLTSEGPGSFRSLSGKGDEGGSGAGSLSRLAGLGRAARRQLAAVLDEFWGQLYDFHGNVIQEAKARKLDLLLGSDSKASSAASSASSVLKDDTTAKEVSGYFPSVGGRGSDPLINSSLYDSVNQPRLQNSLESSYGAQRGSSSLWSGHIPLLDAYVQNSTRSIIDSGERRYSSVRSIPSSDLGERLYSSVHSIPSSDLGERRYSSVRSIPTSDSGERRYSSVRSIPSAESWDYQPATVHGYQISSYLNRNDRSSGNLNGQMESPALNSASSLGAGNYRDSLAFTMGQKLQNGLGSGQASSFQNLMVSRHSLLQSERPYYDVHSSGLSENVVNSANAKKYHSLPDIHRDLYMSNKSAQRDAPPGFGKTNYESSLYPKSGARTGGPLAFDELSPSTVYRDVLSSQQNSNFGTGSLWSRQPFEQFGVADNNCSIGTAVGSRAGSAGQDAMSVADSEAKLLQSFRHCIVKLLKLEGSDWLFRQNDGVDEDLIDRVAAREKILYEAETREINRTVHMGESQYTSDRKSTSAIKMNDANLTHLMVSSVPNCGEGCIWRSDLIISFGVWCIHRILDLSLMESRPELWGKYTYVLNRLQGIIDSAFSRPRSPMSPCFCLQIAAAQQQKSSPTFSNGMLPPAAKPARGKCTTAVTLLDIIKDVEIAISCRKGRTGTAAGDVAFPKGKENLASVLKRYKRRLSNKPVGTQEGPSGSRKGAPTSAPYGS from the exons ATGGAATCTGCTAGCTCTAACACTAACAATATGCCAGGCGTTGTCCATCAGTTGCTTCCTGTTGTTGGACCCATGCTTCTGATTGCAGTTGGATATCTTGACCCTGGAAAGTGGGCGGCAACTGTTGAAGCAGGTTCCCGTTATGGAACTGATCTGGCTGCAGTAATGCTTATATTCAATTTGGCTGCTATTTTATGTCACTATCTGTCAGCACGGATTGCTGTAGTCACTGGAAGAGATCTTGCTCAG GTTTGCAGTGAGGAGTATGACAAGGCTACGTGCATATTCTTAGGAGTACAAACAGAGATGTCGGTGATTGTGTTGGACCTTACCATG ATCCTTGGTATCGCACATGGACTTAATCTTCTGTTTGGGTGGGACTTGTTCACTTGTGTGTTTTTGACTGCTGCTAATGCTGTTTTATACCCTCTTTTTTCCACCCTCCTG GAGACTTGCAAGGCGAAATTCCTTTGCGTATGCATATACATTGCAGGATTTCTACTGCTTTCCTTTGTTCTTGGAGTATTTATCAGTCAACCACAAGTGCCACTTTCCATGACTGGGATGTTAACAAAACTGAGTGGGGAAAGTGCTTTTTCACTGATGAGTCTTCTTGGAGCAAGTATAATGCCCCACAGTTTTTATCTTCATTCTTCTATTGTGCAG cagcagcagcaacaaccaACTGTTTCTAAGGATGCCTTGTGTCAGAACCATTTTGTTGCCATCTTCTGCACCTTTAGTGGTATTTATCTGGTGAATTATGCCCTCATGACCTTAGCAGCAAATGTATTCTACACTTCACGTGGTTTGCTTACATTTCAGGATGCAATGTCCCTAATGGAACAG GTCTTTTGGGGTCCAATAGTACCTGTTGCCTTCTTGCTAGTTCTCTTTTTATCAAATCAAATCACAACATTAAGCTGGAGTCTGGGGGGACAAGTAGTCTTGAATGATTTTTTAAAACTAGACCTTCCTGGTTGGCTTCACTGTGCTACAATCAGAATCATTGCCATTGTTCCTGCTCTGTATTTTGTTTGGAGCTCAGGAGCTGAGGGGATGTACCAACTGCTTATATCTACACAGGTGTTGGCAGCCTTGCTACTGCCGTCTTCTGTGATCCCTCTTTTTCGTGTTGCTGCTTCAAGACAAATAATGGGAGCCCATAAGATCTCTCAGTTCGTTGAATTCTTAGCCCTCATTACACTTATTGGGATGCTTGGATTAAAACTTGTCTTTGTAGTGGAAATGATTTTTGGGAATAGTGATTGGGTGGATAATTTGAGATGGGATGCTGGGAGTAGTATGTCCGCACTTCTCATCACTGCTTCTGCATCATTTTGTTTGATGATTTGGCTGGCAGCTACACCGTTAAAATCTGCAAGTGCTCGATTAGAGAACCAGGTGTGGAACTGGGATATGCCTAAGGGTGTATCTGAGCCATTTAGAAATAAGGAGGAGATTGATATAGCTGAACCTAATTATCATAGAGATGCAAGTGTTCAGAAGCATGAACCATCACCATCTTCTGGGAAGGCTTTGGATAGAGATTCAGATACAGCGGTtgcaaattttgattttgttctgCCCGAAACTCTCTTGGAGCCTGATCAGGAGCTTCAATCAACTACCTCAGAGGAAAATAGTTCTCTTAATACCTTTCCTCGCTCCGCCAAATGCAGTAAGGAGGAACCCACATCTGTGGTGGAGTCAATTCGCCTCCCAACTGTGGCTAGTGAGGTTTCTGATGTTACATCACTGGGCACCAGTACTGTGAAAGTTGAATCAACAGAGCCAGTTGAGAAGACTCTTGAAGTTGAAGGAGACTTACCAACTGAAAAAGATGATGATGAGGGAGATACCTGGGAACCTGAAGATTCCTTGAAAGAGGTTTCTGGGGGCCCCACTTCATTGACATCTGAGGGTCCAGGATCATTCAGGAGTCTCAGTGGAAAAGGTGATGAAGGGGGGAGTGGTGCTGGAAGCCTTTCAAGATTAGCAGGGTTGGGGCGTGCTGCTAGACGGCAACTAGCTGCAGTACTCGATGAGTTTTGGGGACAGCTGTATGATTTCCATGGTAATGTAATTCAAGAAGCAAAGGCTAGGAAACTGGATCTGTTGTTGGGGTCTGATTCAAAGGCTTCTTCTGCCGCTTCCTCCGCTTCCTCCGTGCTGAAAGATGATACCACTGCAAAGGAAGTTTCTGGATACTTTCCATCTGTAGGAGGCAGAGGATCTGATCCTTTAATCAACTCAAGTTTATACGACTCCGTAAATCAGCCGAGGCTGCAAAACAGTTTAGAATCATCATATGGGGCTCAAAGGGGATCTTCCTCATTATGGTCTGGCCACATACCGTTGCTGGATGCGTATGTACAAAATTCAACCCGCAGTATTATTGACTCGGGTGAGAGGCGCTATTCAAGTGTGCGCAGTATACCATCTTCAGACTTGGGTGAGAGGCTCTATTCAAGTGTGCACAGTATACCATCTTCTGACTTGGGTGAGAGGCGCTATTCAAGTGTGCGCAGTATACCAACTTCTGACTCGGGTGAGAGGCGCTATTCAAGTGTCCGCAGCATACCATCTGCTGAGAGCTGGGATTACCAGCCAGCCACAGTACACGGTTATCAGATTTCATCGTATCTTAATCGTAATGACAGAAGTTCTGGTAACTTGAATGGTCAAATGGAGTCACCAGCCCtaaattctgcttcttcattgGGTGCTGGAAACTACAGAGATTCACTTGCATTTACCATGGGGCAGAAGTTGCAAAATGGGTTGGGCTCTGGACAGGCCTCCAGTTTTCAGAACCTTATGGTATCTCGACATAGTCTGTTGCAATCTGAAAGACCATATTATGATGTACACTCTTCTGGACTTTCTGAGAATGTGGTAAATTCAGCCAATGCAAAGAAATACCACAGTTTACCTGACATTCACCGCGATCTCTACATGTCTAATAAAAGTGCTCAACGGGATGCTCCCCCTGGGTTTGGGAAAACTAATTATGAATCATCCTTGTATCCAAAATCTGGTGCACGGACAGGAGGTCCTTTGGCATTTGATGAACTCTCTCCATCAACAGTCTATAGAGATGTTCTATCATCGCAACAGAATTCTAATTTTGGCACTGGATCCCTCTGGTCTAGACAGCCTTTTGAGCAATTTGGTGTAGCTGATAATAATTGTTCTATTGGGACTGCAGTTGGTAGTAGAGCAGGTTCTGCAGGTCAGGACGCTATGTCAGTTGCAGATTCAGAGGCGAAGCTTCTTCAGTCTTTTAGACACTGCATTGTGAAGCTTTTGAAGTTGGAAGGGTCTGACTGGTTGTTTAGACAGAATGATGGAGTGGATGAGGATCTAATAGATCGTGTGGCTGCCAGGGAGAAAATTCTTTATGAAGCTGAAACTAGAGAGATTAATCGAACAGTTCACATGGGTGAATCTCAGTACACTTCTGACAGGAAGTCAACTTCTGCAATAAAAATGAATGATGCAAATCTCACCCATCTCATGGTTTCCTCAGTTCCTAATTGTGGGGAAGGTTGTATCTGGAGATCTGATCTAATAATAAGCTTTGGGGTCTGGTGTATCCATCGGATTCTTGATTTGTCCCTTATGGAAAGCCGGCCAGAGCTCTGGGGGAAATATACTTACGTTCTCAATCGACTTCAG GGGATTATtgattctgcgttttcaaggcCTCGTTCTCCAATGTCTCCATGCTTCTGCCTTCAAATTGCAGCAGCACAGCAGCAGAAGTCTAGTCCAACATTTTCGAATGGAATGTTACCCCCTGCTGCAAAACCAGCCAGGGGAAAATGCACTACAGCTGTAACGCTCCTGGACATAATCAAGGATGTGGAGATTGCAATCTCTTGTCGAAAGGGCCGAACGGGGACAGCAGCCGGTGATGTGGCTTTCCCGAAGGGAAAAGAAAATCTGGCATCTGTCCTCAAACGCTACAAGCGGCGATTATCCAACAAACCTGTTGGCACTCAGGAGGGGCCTTCCGGTTCACGGAAGGGTGCTCCAACATCTGCTCCTTATGGGTCATAG